In a single window of the Maniola jurtina chromosome 4, ilManJurt1.1, whole genome shotgun sequence genome:
- the LOC123864506 gene encoding uncharacterized protein LOC123864506: MADNINNCAACERTLRRRRPYVLNERLLETRRDFVEQLLRIVGGEITFDGTRSICHSCRHRIDAAINQERQVPAAPVLPAAVVNVQGVRRAPNTARRCLIDNCNNSSLLQVPNSVKVQLLSYYHFYVPNLARICQRHLLHMAIEEIPENITNQMTDLNAESVGDIINMYTQALEQRSQFNVDDVSDDELSFWTGRNRATFNDLLSQIPSLNRSSSTPRNDLAIYLCKIRSGEPNNRIASLFNITERTIGRKIHKVRQCLITDFVPLHLGLDHITRDEVIARNRVLPNVLFGNEESPKAIVTFDGTYIYIEKSSNFLFQRRSYSLHKFRNLIKPFMIVCADGYILDVTGPYSARTTDADIMKMILQNHDGPIEDGPFHFFFHEGDSFILDRGFRDSIPLIETYGYVAHMPPTKQPQDTQLSTEQANKSRLITMVRWVVETINGRFKRDFKIFKNRVFNKHVPHIFEDFKIAAALINYFQEPYGDSPYTEDFIEIINQNIQRPNRLFEYVEENNLNRQRVSFHRMTGNDPDIEHFPQLTIEELIKFSIGTYHVKLARSYCSEHLKAAGVYNMELYRHPTAIEGRNNNTLIRCRIHSRHVTTKIYYTYIMFDENVNGRNAITEYYCTCYHGKRTLGSCAHVISVVYYLGWARHRDHFDHPAMGMDYVLRDIEIQ, from the exons ATGGCTgacaatattaataattgtgCTGCGTGTGAACGTACACTTCGCCGTCGTCGTCCATACGTTCTCAATGAACGATTACTGGAAACACGAAGAGATTTCGTAGAGCAACTATTACGCATCGTTGGTGGTGAG ATAACTTTTGATGGGACTCGGTCGATTTGCCACTCGTGTCGGCATAGAATCGACGCTGCAATTAATCAAGAGCGACAAGTCCCAGCAGCTCCTGTCCTACCAGCTGCTGTTGTAAATGTACAAGGCGTTCGACGTGCACCTAATACGGCTCGGCGATGTTTAATTGACAACTGCAACAACAGTTCTCTGCTTCAAGTGCCTAATTCGGTGAAGGTACAACTCCTTAGCTATTATCACTTTTACGTACCAAATCTTGCCCGCATTTGCCAACGGCATTTACTACACATGGCGATAGAAGAGATACCGGAAAATATAACAAATCAAATGACCGACTTGAATGCGGAGAGTGTTGGCGACATCATCAACATGTATACACAAGCTTTGGAACAAAGGTCACAGTTCAATGTAGATGACGTTTCTGACGACGAGTTAAGCTTTTGGACTGGAAGAAACAGAGCCACGTTCAACGATTTGCTGAGTCAAATACCAAGCCTTAATCGGTCCTCAAGTACTCCACGAAATGATTTGGCTATCTACTTGTGCAAAATTCGATCAGGGGAGCCGAATAATAGAATCGCTTCACTTTTTAATATAACCGAGCGAACTATTGgaagaaaaatacataaagtCAGGCAGTGTCTCATTACTGACTTTGTTCCATTGCACCTAGGTTTAGACCATATAACCAGGGACGAAGTAATAGCCCGCAACCGGGTTTTACCAAATGTTTTGTTTGGTAACGAAGAGTCACCAAAAGCAATAGTTACATTCGATGGAACCTACATATACATAGAAAAAAGTTCTAACTTTTTATTTCAACGCCGCAGTTACAGCCTTCATAAGTTCAGAAACTTAATAAAACCATTCATGATCGTGTGCGCGGATGGATATATTTTGGATGTAACAGGTCCGTACTCTGCACGGACTACCGATGCTgatataatgaaaatgatattgCAAAACCATGATGGACCCATTGAAGACGGACCGTTCCACTTTTTTTTCCATGAAGGAGACTCATTTATTTTGGACCGAGGCTTTCGGGATTCAATACCTTTAATAGAAACATATGGTTATGTTGCTCACATGCCGCCAACCAAACAACCACAAGACACGCAATTAAGCACCGAACAAGCTAATAAATCACGACTCATTACAATGGTGCGATGGGTCGTGGAAACTATAAACGGGAGATTCAAGCGCGACTtcaagatctttaaaaacagaGTATTCAACAAACATGTGCCGCATATATTTGAAGATTTTAAAATTGCTGcagctttaattaattattttcaagaacCTTACGGAGACAGTCCATACACAGAAGATTTCattgaaataattaatcaaaatatacaaCGCCCCAATCGATTATTTGAGTATGTGGAGGAAAATAATCTAAACCGACAAAGAGTGTCGTTTCACAGGATGACTGGAAATGATCCGGATATTGAACATTTTCCACAATTAACAATTGAAGAGTTAATTAAATTCTCAATCGGCACCTATCACGTGAAGTTAGCACGGTCGTATTGCAGTGAGCATTTGAAAGCCGCGGGAGTATATAATATGGAATTATATAGACATCCAACGGCAATAGAGGGCAGAAACAATAATACTTTAATCAGGTGCAGAATCCATTCGCGACACGTTacgacaaaaatatattatacttatattatgtttgaTGAGAATGTAAATGGAAGAAACGCAATAACGGAATATTATTGCACATGCTATCATGGTAAAAGGACATTGGGAAGTTGCGCACACGTCATTAGTGTTGTATATTACCTAGGGTGGGCTAGACATCGAGATCACTTTGACCACCCAGCAATGGGTATGGATTATGTTTTAAGAGATATAGAAattcaataa